The following are encoded together in the Portunus trituberculatus isolate SZX2019 chromosome 25, ASM1759143v1, whole genome shotgun sequence genome:
- the LOC123509012 gene encoding protein Mpv17-like: MQVPIPRGHNTNMGSILRAHSRLLSKYPATMQCLQAGVLMGVGDASSQFLVEGKSLGDYEWRRTARFLAIGTFFIGPVLKKWYGLLDCKFGSGKGISAVKKVASDQLIFAPTFLGAFLSVLGVTQGRSVTQIQQEIKTNYKDIMLTSWSVWPAVQTLNFSFVPLHHQVLVVQTFAIFWSTYLAWKTNRGH, encoded by the exons ATGCAAGTACCTATCCCGCGGGGCCACAACACAAACATGGGTTCCATTCTCAGAGCACATTCACGGCTGTTAAGTAAATACCCCGCCACAATGCAGTGTCTTCAGGCAG GTGTGTTGATGGGAGTTGGAGATGCCAGTTCCCAGTTCCTTGTTGAAGGCAAGTCACTCGGAGATTATGAGTGGCGGAGGACTGCTCGCTTCTTAGCCATCGGCACCTTCTTTATT GGTCCTGTGCTGAAAAAATGGTACGGTCTCCTTGATTGCAAGTTTGGTTCTGGGAAAGGAATATCTGCTGTTAAGAAGGTGGCGTCAGACCAGCTGATCTTTGCACCAACTTTCCTCGGAGCATTCTTGTCAGTGCTGGGCGTCACACAGGGCCGCTCAGTTACTCAAATACAacaggaaataaagacaaactaCAAAGACATCATGCTAACCAGTTGGAGT GTATGGCCAGCAGTGCAGACCCTCAACTTTTCCTTCGTGCCTCTTCACCATCAGGTCTTAGTGGTGCAAACTTTCGCTATATTCTGGAGTACTTATCTGGCATGGAAGACAAATAGAGGCCACTAG